From Glycine max cultivar Williams 82 chromosome 11, Glycine_max_v4.0, whole genome shotgun sequence, the proteins below share one genomic window:
- the LOC100793912 gene encoding 1-aminocyclopropane-1-carboxylate synthase 3, with protein sequence MRLLSTKATCNSHGQDSSYFLGWQEYEKNPYDEVLNPKGIIQMGLAENQLSFDLLESWLEKNPDVAGFKSEGKSIFRELALFQDYHGLPSFKKALVDFMAEIRGNKVTFDPNHIVLTAGSTSANETLMFCLAEKGEAFLLPTPYYPGFDRDLKWRTGVEIVPIQCTSSNNFQVTEPALQQAYQDAKKRNLRVKGVMVTNPSNPLGTTMSRSELNLLIDFIKDKDMHLISDEIYSGTVYNSPGFVSVMEILKDRNDLNVWDKVHVVYSLSKDLGLPGFRVGAIYSENDAVVAAATKMSSFGLVSSQTQYLLAAMLGDKKFTKNYISENQKRLKRRQRNLVSGLQKAGISTLKTNNAGLFCWVDMRHLLHSNTFEAEMDLWKKILYEVRLNISPGSSCHCTEPGWFRMCFANMSEDTLNIAMKRLKTFVEAESNDNGCDKKRVQSSGNSSRRKSLSNWVFRLSSRDHREQEER encoded by the exons atgaggcTACTGTCTACAAAAGCCACATGCAACTCTCACGGCCAAGATTCTTCATACTTCCTAGGATGGCAGGAATATGAAAAGAACCCTTACGATGAGGTTCTGAATCCCAAGGGAATTATTCAAATGGGTCTTGCAGAGAATCAG CTCTCTTTCGATCTCCTAGAGTCATGGCTCGAAAAAAACCCTGACGTGGCTGGATTCAAAAGCGAAGGCAAATCCATATTCCGTGAGCTTGCTCTCTTCCAGGACTACCATGGCCTCCCTTCCTTTAAGAAGGCATTGGTAGACTTCATGGCAGAGATTAGAGGAAACAAAGTCACTTTTGATCCCAACCACATTGTTCTAACAGCCGGTTCCACGTCAGCAAACGAGACCCTCATGTTTTGCCTCGCTGAAAAAGGAGAGGCCTTCCTCCTTCCCACTCCTTATTACCCAGG ATTCGATAGAGATCTCAAGTGGCGAACCGGGGTGGAGATTGTTCCAATACAATGCACAAGCTCCAATAACTTCCAAGTCACTGAACCCGCTTTGCAGCAAGCTTATCAAGACGCGAAGAAGCGCAACCTCAGAGTCAAAGGCGTGATGGTGACAAACCCGTCCAACCCACTAGGTACTACAATGTCCCGGAGTGAATTGAACCTACTCATTGACTTCATCAAAGACAAAGACATGCATTTAATAAGCGACGAGATTTACTCCGGGACCGTTTACAACTCCCCAGGCTTCGTTAGCGTCATGGAAATTCTTAAGGATAGAAATGACCTTAACGTTTGGGACAAGGTTCACGTTGTTTATAGTCTCTCCAAAGACTTGGGTTTACCAGGATTCCGTGTGGGCGCAATCTATTCTGAAAACGACGCCGTTGTGGCGGCTGCGACCAAAATGTCAAGTTTTGGCTTGGTTTCCTCACAAACCCAGTACCTCCTCGCAGCCATGCTTGGTGACAAGAAATTCACCAAAAACTACATCTCTGAGAACCAAAAGAGGTTGAAACGACGTCAGAGAAACCTCGTTTCGGGCCTTCAGAAAGCAGGCATTAGCACCCTTAAGACCAACAATGCAGGCTTGTTTTGCTGGGTTGACATGAGGCACCTTCTCCATTCCAACACATTCGAAGCTGAGATGGACCTTTGGAAGAAGATACTCTACGAGGTTCGGTTGAACATTTCACCAGGCTCGTCCTGCCACTGTACCGAACCTGGCTGGTTCCGAATGTGTTTCGCTAACATGTCCGAAGATACTTTAAACATAGCCATGAAACGGTTGAAGACCTTCGTGGAAGCAGAGTCAAATGACAACGGGTGCGACAAGAAAAGAGTTCAGTCTTCAGGAAAttcttcaagaagaaagtcaCTCTCCAATTGGGTTTTCCGGCTATCGTCTCGCGACCACCGTGAGCAGGAAGAACGATAG
- the LOC100801518 gene encoding LRR receptor-like serine/threonine-protein kinase GSO2-like precursor yields the protein MEVGSVVLVWWWISLIPRILSDPSDEACLTNLSKSLEDPNKLLHNWKEENFAKPCNDSSSNLRGAICNNGRIYKLSLNNLSLRGTISPFLSNCTNLQTLDLSSNFLTGPIPPELQSLVNLAVLNLSSNSLQGVIPPVLTMCAYLNIIDLHDNLLTGPIPQQLGLLVRLSAFDVSNNRLSGPIPASLSNRSGNLPRFNASSFLENKDLYGYPLPPLRNRGLSVLAIVGIGLGSGLASLVLSFTGVCIWLKFTERKMALEEGKISHLMPDY from the coding sequence ATGGAAGTTGGGAGCGTGGTGTTAGTATGGTGGTGGATTAGTCTGATCCCGAGGATTTTATCAGATCCAAGCGACGAAGCATGCCTGACGAACCTAAGCAAGTCCTTGGAAGACCCAAACAAACTGCTCCATAACTGGAAGGAAGAGAACTTCGCCAAGCCCTGCAACGACTCCTCCTCGAATCTCCGAGGCGCAATCTGCAACAACGGACGCATCTACAAGCTCTCCCTCAACAACCTCTCTCTCCGCGGCACCATATCCCCTTTCCTCTCAAACTGTACCAATCTCCAAACCCTAGACCTCTCCTCCAACTTCCTCACAGGCCCAATCCCCCCAGAACTACAGTCCCTGGTCAACCTCGCCGTTCTGAACCTCTCTTCGAACAGTCTCCAAGGGGTGATCCCCCCGGTGCTCACAATGTGCGCCTACCTCAACATCATCGACCTCCACGATAATTTGCTTACTGGGCCCATCCCTCAGCAATTGGGCCTGCTCGTTCGCCTCTCCGCTTTCGATGTGTCCAATAACCGCCTCTCAGGGCCCATCCCGGCTTCGCTTTCCAACCGGAGCGGGAACTTGCCCAGATTCAACGCCAGCTCATTCCTAGAGAATAAGGATCTCTACGGTTACCCGTTGCCGCCGCTTAGGAATAGAGGGTTGTCCGTTTTGGCCATTGTTGGGATCGGCTTGGGAAGTGGCCTTGCTAGCTTGGTGCTTAGCTTCACCGGGGTTTGTATTTGGTTGAAATTTACCGAGCGCAAGATGGCGCTCGAGGAAGGCAAAATCAGCCACCTTATGCCTGATTATTGA